The following coding sequences lie in one Pseudoalteromonas sp. Scap06 genomic window:
- a CDS encoding cryptochrome/photolyase family protein → MKKYNTLRLILGDQLNPAHSWFKDKSDDTVFVIAELMQEAHYVKHHVQKISAFFKAMENFANALKDAGFNVLHLTLDDTKDDDDLPALLKRLAKQHECTSIEYQYPDEYRLKTQLHEFATNSELTVNACDSEHFLLAFNDIDKRFKKDKHVTMEHFYRAMRKQFDILMEDDKPAGGQWNFDANNRNKFSKSDLADIPKPKLFKNDVSAIIERLDKHKINYFGQIDTQLSWPTTRKQAISALDHFCAHLLPRFGQFQDAMTDQCPDKDTFYHSRLSFALNAKILPPRYVIDRVVKEYQQRQDEISISQVEGFIRQVLGWREYVRGVYWKNMPDYANKNQLNATRALPSYFWNGKTKMNCLSHSLTQSLDSAYAHHIQRLMVIGNFCLLTAISPDEVDEWYLGVYIDAIEWVEMPNARGMSQFADDGIIATKPYAASGNYINKMSDYCKSCQYKVKEKVGKDACPLNSLYWQFMQKHRERLEKNPRIGMVYRNWDKQDESLRQATLEQGNNYLNNIEKL, encoded by the coding sequence ATGAAAAAATACAACACACTAAGATTGATTTTAGGTGATCAGCTCAATCCTGCTCATTCGTGGTTTAAAGACAAATCAGACGACACCGTATTTGTTATTGCTGAGCTTATGCAAGAAGCACACTATGTAAAACACCATGTGCAAAAAATATCAGCCTTTTTTAAAGCCATGGAAAACTTCGCTAATGCATTAAAAGATGCTGGCTTCAATGTTTTACATCTCACGCTAGATGACACCAAAGACGATGATGACTTACCCGCTCTTTTAAAGCGTTTAGCCAAGCAGCATGAATGCACCTCTATTGAATATCAATACCCAGATGAGTACCGTTTAAAAACACAACTTCACGAATTCGCGACTAATAGCGAGTTAACGGTGAATGCCTGTGACAGCGAGCATTTTTTATTAGCATTTAACGACATAGATAAACGCTTTAAAAAAGATAAACACGTCACTATGGAGCATTTTTATCGGGCAATGCGTAAGCAGTTTGATATTTTAATGGAAGATGACAAACCTGCCGGTGGGCAATGGAACTTTGATGCCAATAACCGTAATAAGTTTTCAAAAAGTGATTTAGCCGATATCCCCAAACCCAAATTATTTAAAAATGATGTTAGCGCCATTATTGAGCGTTTAGATAAACATAAAATAAATTACTTTGGACAGATAGACACGCAATTAAGCTGGCCAACAACCCGTAAGCAAGCAATAAGTGCGCTTGATCATTTTTGTGCACATTTACTGCCTCGCTTTGGTCAATTTCAAGATGCGATGACAGATCAATGCCCTGATAAGGATACCTTTTATCACAGCCGATTATCGTTTGCGTTAAATGCCAAAATTTTACCCCCTCGCTATGTTATCGACCGTGTTGTTAAAGAGTACCAACAACGTCAAGATGAAATATCTATTTCTCAGGTTGAAGGCTTTATTCGCCAAGTACTGGGTTGGCGCGAGTATGTGCGTGGCGTGTATTGGAAAAACATGCCCGATTACGCCAACAAAAACCAGCTTAATGCAACTCGTGCACTGCCGAGTTATTTTTGGAATGGTAAAACAAAAATGAATTGCTTAAGCCACTCATTAACACAAAGCTTAGACAGCGCGTATGCCCATCATATTCAGCGCTTAATGGTAATAGGTAATTTTTGTTTATTAACCGCCATCAGTCCCGATGAAGTGGATGAATGGTATTTAGGTGTTTATATTGATGCTATTGAGTGGGTAGAAATGCCTAACGCACGAGGGATGAGCCAGTTTGCTGACGATGGCATCATTGCCACTAAGCCTTATGCGGCTAGCGGCAACTATATAAATAAAATGAGTGACTACTGTAAAAGCTGCCAATACAAAGTGAAAGAGAAAGTGGGCAAAGATGCGTGTCCGCTAAACAGCCTTTACTGGCAGTTTATGCAAAAACACCGAGAGCGACTTGAGAAAAACCCACGAATAGGGATGGTTTATCGTAATTGGGATAAACAAGATGAATCATTACGCCAAGCAACCTTAGAGCAAGGTAACAACTATTTAAATAATATTGAAAAGCTTTAA
- a CDS encoding ATP-NAD kinase family protein: MQFKLGLIVNPVAGLGGSVALKGSDGEDTAAKAIALGAEPKSNSRTKAALEVLVPHQSNITIYTVNDEMGEQTAKALGFNTQVVYQSNSPTTSDDTEAAARLLQLQGVDLILFAGGDGTARNICHAVEDSVPVLGIPAGCKIHSGVYAITPKAAGRVVEMLVKGELVTLSDADVMDIDEVAFRQGTVKAKRYGEMQVPSEVRYVQAVKNGGKETDELVLADIAAYVVSEMDADILYVMGSGSTVGAVMEEMGLENTLLGVDLVEDQALVGQDLTAQQLLELTKERKTKLVITLIGGQGHIFGRGNQQLSPALIKAIGRDNIIVVATKTKLQALNGRPLICDTGDSKLDDELSGYIRVTSGFNDHIMYAVGHQDGLHPEEK, encoded by the coding sequence ATGCAGTTTAAGTTAGGATTGATTGTAAATCCGGTCGCAGGGCTCGGTGGTAGTGTTGCGCTTAAGGGCAGTGACGGTGAAGACACCGCTGCTAAAGCCATCGCATTAGGTGCAGAGCCTAAGTCAAATAGCCGCACTAAAGCTGCACTTGAAGTGCTGGTACCTCATCAATCAAACATTACTATTTATACTGTTAATGATGAAATGGGGGAGCAAACAGCAAAAGCGTTGGGCTTTAATACGCAAGTGGTTTATCAAAGTAACTCACCCACAACCAGTGACGATACTGAGGCTGCAGCTCGTTTATTACAGCTACAAGGTGTTGATTTAATCTTATTTGCTGGTGGCGACGGAACGGCGCGCAATATTTGCCATGCTGTAGAAGACTCTGTACCCGTATTGGGCATTCCTGCTGGGTGTAAAATTCATTCCGGCGTGTATGCCATAACGCCAAAAGCCGCAGGCCGTGTAGTTGAAATGCTGGTAAAAGGTGAGCTGGTAACATTAAGCGATGCTGATGTGATGGACATTGATGAAGTGGCTTTTCGCCAAGGAACAGTAAAAGCAAAACGTTATGGTGAAATGCAAGTGCCAAGTGAAGTGCGCTATGTACAAGCGGTTAAAAATGGCGGTAAAGAAACTGACGAGCTGGTGTTAGCAGATATAGCTGCTTATGTCGTTAGTGAAATGGATGCCGATATCCTCTATGTCATGGGTAGTGGCTCTACCGTTGGCGCAGTGATGGAAGAGATGGGGCTTGAAAACACCTTACTCGGTGTTGATCTCGTTGAAGATCAAGCTTTAGTAGGGCAAGACCTAACAGCCCAGCAACTTCTTGAACTTACCAAAGAACGTAAAACAAAATTAGTGATCACTCTAATTGGCGGTCAAGGGCATATTTTTGGTCGAGGCAATCAACAACTCAGTCCTGCGTTAATTAAAGCGATAGGCCGCGATAATATTATTGTGGTGGCTACTAAAACAAAATTACAGGCTTTAAATGGCCGACCGCTGATTTGTGATACCGGCGATAGCAAATTAGATGATGAATTAAGCGGTTATATACGTGTAACCAGTGGGTTTAACGACCATATTATGTATGCAGTAGGTCATCAAGATGGGCTGCACCCAGAGGAGAAGTAA
- a CDS encoding phospholipase, with protein sequence MKKQLIAATLLLLGTSQAQAFSQETHKRIVLDAVNYMQQHPASTEYAALRQYAAQNNLTISELAELLGQAAYDVDDFEDTFFCGAITGSCVQAPVWGAAQSIVKYTSYWHFQNHTQGADQHGNDFGGYNYEKLTVWGTIDNLASAWLKGDYLDDGKGGETGWFNADSSKYNSYGVTESHYRIDSNSTYSMYDDFEEMPFQPIDNLGQYWYQSYLQSGNPQVLGFVFHTTDLLQPHHTWTTSDLNHSSWESWVKDYYDQEQLNDLSLVTQAMQTFSPLDKNSQDVRPLLTQGGSFSYAQGGIVLNSKDHFDRLNIAKQVVPHAIAMVVHLLNHAMVAR encoded by the coding sequence ATGAAAAAACAATTAATTGCAGCGACACTTTTATTACTCGGTACAAGCCAAGCTCAAGCTTTTAGTCAAGAAACTCACAAACGTATTGTTCTTGATGCCGTAAATTATATGCAGCAACACCCAGCCAGCACCGAATATGCTGCCCTACGTCAGTACGCTGCACAAAACAATCTGACAATCTCTGAATTAGCCGAGCTGCTAGGACAAGCGGCTTATGATGTAGATGACTTTGAAGACACCTTTTTCTGTGGTGCCATTACAGGTTCGTGTGTTCAAGCGCCTGTATGGGGAGCAGCGCAAAGTATAGTTAAATATACAAGCTATTGGCATTTTCAAAATCATACCCAAGGTGCAGACCAACATGGAAACGATTTTGGTGGTTATAATTATGAGAAGCTCACCGTTTGGGGCACTATTGATAATCTTGCATCTGCTTGGCTTAAAGGTGACTACCTTGATGATGGTAAAGGGGGAGAAACAGGTTGGTTCAATGCCGACTCTTCAAAATATAACAGTTATGGTGTAACAGAATCTCACTACAGAATCGATAGCAACTCAACCTATTCTATGTACGATGACTTTGAAGAAATGCCATTTCAACCTATCGATAATTTAGGGCAATATTGGTATCAAAGTTACTTACAAAGCGGAAATCCTCAAGTATTAGGGTTTGTATTTCATACGACTGATTTATTACAACCTCACCACACATGGACCACATCAGACCTTAACCACTCTAGCTGGGAAAGTTGGGTAAAAGATTACTATGATCAAGAGCAGCTCAACGATTTATCACTCGTTACTCAAGCAATGCAAACGTTCTCGCCTTTAGATAAAAATAGCCAAGATGTTCGCCCATTATTAACTCAAGGCGGTTCATTTTCTTATGCACAGGGTGGAATTGTACTCAATTCAAAAGATCATTTTGATCGCCTTAATATAGCTAAGCAAGTAGTGCCCCATGCAATAGCAATGGTGGTGCACTTATTGAACCACGCCATGGTTGCTCGCTAA
- a CDS encoding peptidyl-prolyl cis-trans isomerase — MHRAYLKHKPEITINEVRTRLYENQFLLQQAALKTPAIIKRQSAVGFSTQYHVERYLKNLFDSQLAIKAQSSQVKLDTYDSHWLKHTLGPYPKNGQYVQSLIKKMQQIDLTPILYNSINLYEFIDTLSMQVRFKLHRGDSELFKSELIKKRQFNIAFSKAKPILAKQNIDIEHLYEIAKGDILRPSIQSWLGINTMMHMQSPVLEKLEQQVNKSEIKAFYQANKSQFKFLSQVKAHGAQFANRANAVDFRTLADNKSLEQALVISGKQDIYAQYNSELNRKNKSSWVVQLAFTTKENTISAVIRTPSGEWVVIHSYEHQFDYFLPEDETVRYQATKAIAKQKAAQQYENNWLKWQNKTGVIL; from the coding sequence ATGCATCGTGCTTATTTAAAGCACAAACCTGAAATTACAATCAATGAAGTTAGAACTCGTCTGTATGAGAATCAGTTTTTGTTACAACAAGCAGCGCTAAAAACACCTGCAATAATAAAACGACAATCTGCCGTTGGTTTTAGTACTCAATACCATGTTGAACGTTACTTAAAAAATCTGTTCGATTCGCAATTAGCTATAAAGGCACAGTCAAGTCAGGTAAAGCTTGACACTTATGATAGCCATTGGCTTAAACACACATTAGGGCCCTACCCTAAAAATGGTCAATATGTGCAAAGCTTGATTAAAAAAATGCAGCAGATCGATTTAACCCCTATTTTGTATAATTCTATTAATTTATATGAATTTATCGATACACTATCAATGCAGGTACGTTTTAAACTCCATAGAGGAGATAGTGAACTATTCAAAAGTGAATTAATAAAAAAACGGCAATTCAATATAGCGTTTTCAAAAGCCAAACCGATTTTGGCAAAACAGAATATTGATATTGAACATCTGTATGAAATAGCTAAAGGAGATATTTTGCGACCCTCCATTCAAAGCTGGCTAGGCATAAATACAATGATGCACATGCAGAGCCCTGTTCTTGAAAAGCTAGAGCAACAAGTAAACAAAAGCGAAATTAAAGCGTTTTATCAAGCAAATAAATCGCAGTTTAAATTTTTAAGTCAGGTAAAAGCCCACGGAGCTCAATTTGCTAATCGAGCCAATGCTGTAGACTTTCGCACGTTGGCGGATAACAAATCACTTGAACAAGCATTAGTAATATCAGGAAAACAAGATATATATGCTCAATACAATAGTGAATTAAACCGCAAAAACAAAAGTAGTTGGGTTGTACAACTTGCGTTCACAACTAAAGAAAACACCATTTCCGCTGTTATACGTACACCTAGTGGTGAATGGGTGGTGATACACAGTTATGAGCATCAGTTTGATTACTTTTTGCCAGAAGATGAAACCGTTCGATACCAAGCAACAAAGGCCATCGCAAAACAAAAAGCGGCACAACAGTATGAAAATAACTGGCTCAAGTGGCAAAATAAGACGGGAGTAATTTTATGA
- a CDS encoding YfcL family protein, translated as MSLVNYIDAAQQYFDDLVIKATDDELFAGGYLRGHFDLAVGYAQVEELNLEIAELNDTVEKSLVKAYRNGELNEDDKALVVRIWDEVKALA; from the coding sequence ATGAGTTTAGTAAATTACATAGATGCTGCGCAGCAATATTTTGATGATTTAGTGATAAAAGCCACCGATGACGAGTTATTTGCTGGCGGTTATTTACGCGGCCACTTTGATTTAGCCGTAGGTTATGCACAAGTTGAAGAGTTAAATCTAGAAATTGCAGAACTAAACGACACGGTTGAAAAAAGCTTAGTAAAAGCTTATCGCAATGGCGAACTTAATGAAGATGATAAAGCACTCGTAGTAAGAATATGGGATGAAGTAAAAGCACTTGCATAA
- a CDS encoding elongation factor P hydroxylase translates to MHQVADLMSIFEHTFYQSYNTRLVKGEHEPIYIPANDTTPYHQIVFAHGFYASALHEIAHWLVAGSQRRLSEDYGYWYCPDGRDATQQAEFESVEVKPQAIEWALSVAAGFDFNVSVDNLNGEQTCRFAFQSRVHAKLLELLQNGFNPRTTLLLKALCKFYNTTWPLHAAQFSWHSPEELKDAV, encoded by the coding sequence ATGCACCAAGTAGCTGATCTAATGTCTATTTTCGAACACACTTTTTACCAAAGCTATAACACGCGTTTGGTAAAAGGTGAGCATGAGCCTATTTACATTCCCGCAAATGATACAACTCCATATCATCAAATTGTGTTTGCCCATGGTTTTTATGCCAGTGCACTACATGAAATAGCTCATTGGTTAGTGGCAGGCTCGCAACGCCGTTTAAGTGAAGATTATGGTTATTGGTATTGCCCTGATGGGCGCGATGCTACACAGCAAGCGGAGTTTGAATCAGTAGAGGTAAAACCTCAAGCAATAGAGTGGGCATTGAGTGTGGCTGCTGGGTTTGATTTTAACGTATCGGTAGATAATTTAAATGGTGAGCAAACTTGTCGATTTGCGTTTCAATCACGTGTTCATGCAAAGTTATTAGAGTTGTTGCAAAACGGGTTTAACCCAAGAACAACCTTACTATTAAAAGCACTGTGTAAATTTTATAACACCACGTGGCCATTACATGCTGCGCAGTTTTCATGGCATTCTCCCGAGGAGTTAAAAGATGCAGTTTAA
- a CDS encoding AbgT family transporter, with the protein MNNNNDATMPTGIVARFLNFVERVGNKLPDPAIIFLFAMLLIWFLSWWFSSVTFDAIDPRTGEAIIINNMLASDSLATFLSSMVKTFTGFAPLGVVLVAMLGVGVAEHSGFINTGLKLMLKVTPRKLLTPSIILVAIVSHTATDAGYVLVIPLAGVIFFAAGRHPLAGIAAAFAGVSGGFGANFIPSGIDPLLQSFTQSAAQIINPTMSINPLNNWGFASASSLFIVMLGWYITDKIIEPRLKNSPVDGETQDLPAFEDARSDEKRAFLIASSVMIAGIALLAYVSAPADSAMRSSDGSLTNFSSPLMQSIVPLIFLLFWIPGAVYGFTVGTFKSSKDMIDAMSKAMNGMAYYIVMAFFCSLFIAAFSKSNLGALLAIEGAQVLKAMELPSSVTVVGIIFLTGFVNLFVGSSSAKWALLGPVFVPMLMQLGISPDLTQAAYRVGDSSSNIITPLMPYFPLVVVYCQKYVKGTGIGTLIAMMLPYSIAFMIGWSIFLLGYWALGIPLGLDASYVYPAVAP; encoded by the coding sequence ATGAATAACAATAATGATGCGACAATGCCAACTGGCATAGTTGCGCGATTTTTAAATTTTGTTGAGCGGGTAGGTAATAAGCTTCCTGATCCAGCAATTATCTTTTTGTTTGCCATGTTATTAATCTGGTTTTTGTCTTGGTGGTTTTCAAGCGTCACATTTGATGCAATAGATCCTCGTACTGGCGAAGCCATTATCATTAATAACATGCTTGCCAGCGATTCGTTGGCCACTTTTTTATCTTCTATGGTAAAAACTTTCACCGGTTTTGCGCCACTGGGTGTAGTACTGGTTGCTATGCTAGGTGTAGGCGTTGCAGAGCATTCGGGCTTTATTAATACCGGCCTTAAATTAATGCTCAAAGTAACGCCTAGAAAATTACTAACACCCTCAATTATTTTGGTAGCTATTGTGAGCCATACGGCTACCGATGCAGGGTATGTGCTGGTTATTCCACTTGCTGGGGTAATATTTTTTGCAGCAGGTCGTCATCCGCTTGCCGGTATTGCAGCGGCATTTGCTGGGGTAAGTGGTGGCTTTGGTGCTAACTTTATTCCATCTGGAATTGACCCATTACTGCAAAGCTTTACGCAAAGTGCAGCACAAATTATTAATCCAACAATGAGCATTAACCCGCTTAATAACTGGGGCTTTGCTTCAGCATCAAGCTTATTTATTGTGATGTTAGGTTGGTATATCACCGATAAAATTATTGAACCACGTTTAAAAAATTCACCAGTTGATGGCGAAACTCAAGACCTACCAGCATTTGAAGATGCCCGTAGTGACGAAAAGCGCGCCTTTCTTATTGCCAGTAGCGTAATGATTGCAGGTATTGCATTATTAGCGTATGTATCTGCACCCGCTGATTCAGCGATGCGCAGCAGCGATGGTTCTTTAACAAACTTTAGTTCACCATTAATGCAATCAATAGTGCCGCTAATCTTCTTATTATTTTGGATCCCAGGCGCAGTATATGGTTTTACCGTAGGCACCTTTAAAAGCTCTAAAGACATGATAGACGCGATGAGCAAAGCCATGAATGGTATGGCGTATTACATTGTTATGGCATTCTTTTGTTCATTATTTATTGCTGCATTTAGTAAATCAAACCTAGGTGCTTTACTGGCAATTGAAGGGGCTCAAGTATTAAAAGCAATGGAGTTACCAAGCTCTGTGACGGTTGTGGGCATTATTTTCCTAACTGGTTTTGTAAACTTGTTTGTTGGTTCAAGCTCGGCTAAGTGGGCACTATTAGGTCCGGTATTTGTACCTATGCTAATGCAGCTCGGTATTTCGCCAGACTTAACGCAAGCAGCGTACCGTGTGGGAGATTCTAGCTCTAATATTATCACCCCGCTAATGCCATACTTCCCGCTGGTGGTGGTGTACTGTCAAAAATACGTTAAAGGCACAGGCATAGGTACGCTTATCGCGATGATGCTACCGTATTCAATCGCCTTTATGATCGGTTGGAGTATCTTCTTGCTAGGCTACTGGGCACTCGGTATCCCATTAGGACTTGATGCCAGCTACGTGTATCCCGCTGTGGCGCCTTAA
- a CDS encoding Hsp20 family protein has protein sequence MRTVDLSPLYRSFIGFDHLASLMDAAARTDKQPSFPPYNIEALDKDKYRITMAVAGFSEDELSLQSENNTLVVSGTKAGKEQNDERKFIHQGIAERNFERKFQLGDHVKVLGADLANGLLSIDLEREIPEALKPRKIEIGSGNMLESK, from the coding sequence ATGCGTACAGTAGATTTATCACCCCTATACCGTTCATTCATTGGTTTCGATCACTTAGCATCATTAATGGATGCCGCTGCACGAACTGACAAGCAGCCAAGTTTTCCTCCATACAACATCGAAGCGCTTGATAAAGACAAATACCGTATCACTATGGCAGTTGCTGGATTTAGTGAAGACGAGTTAAGCCTACAATCTGAAAACAACACGTTAGTTGTATCGGGCACTAAAGCAGGTAAAGAACAAAACGATGAACGTAAATTCATTCATCAAGGCATTGCCGAGCGCAACTTTGAGCGTAAGTTCCAGTTAGGTGACCACGTTAAAGTACTTGGCGCAGACCTAGCCAACGGCTTACTGAGTATTGATCTTGAGCGTGAGATCCCAGAAGCGCTGAAGCCGCGAAAAATTGAAATTGGCTCAGGCAATATGCTAGAAAGTAAATAG
- the rimP gene encoding ribosome maturation factor RimP, whose protein sequence is MTKLEQDLVTMLTPAVEMLGFELHGLEFVQAGRHSTLRVYIAHEDGISVDNCADASRQISAILDVEDPITNEYDLEVSSPGVDRPLFKQDHYEQAQGEEVRVRTKLPQDGRRNFKGDLIAVSSDMITLSSDGAEHLIMLSNIERANIIAKF, encoded by the coding sequence GTGACAAAACTTGAACAAGATTTAGTAACCATGTTAACGCCTGCGGTAGAAATGCTAGGCTTTGAATTACATGGTCTTGAGTTTGTACAAGCGGGTCGCCATTCTACCTTAAGAGTATACATTGCTCACGAGGATGGAATTTCAGTTGACAACTGCGCAGATGCCAGTCGTCAAATTAGTGCGATTTTAGACGTCGAAGACCCGATTACAAACGAATATGATTTGGAAGTGTCGTCTCCTGGTGTTGATCGTCCATTATTCAAACAAGATCACTACGAGCAGGCGCAAGGAGAGGAAGTACGCGTGCGTACTAAGCTTCCACAAGACGGTCGCCGTAATTTTAAAGGCGACTTAATAGCAGTTAGCAGCGATATGATCACATTATCTAGCGATGGTGCAGAGCATTTAATCATGCTTAGTAACATTGAACGTGCGAACATAATCGCAAAGTTTTAA
- a CDS encoding DEAD/DEAH box helicase, translating to MSEPVTFESLNLSPAILKAVEELGYKTPSEIQAQCIPLLLERKDVLGLAQTGTGKTAAFALPLLNNIDPSVKQPQILVLTPTRELAIQVAEAFEQYAKHTRGVEVLALYGGQSYSIQLSALRRGAQIIVATPGRLIDHINRGTIKFDALQALVLDEADEMLRMGFIDDVENIMEKTPREKQTCLFSATMPKQIQNISSKYMNNPEQVHISARNSTVSSVEQVFWNAHVHKNKAIVRFLEAEQYEGAIVFVRTRNDTVQLAELLEREGFSAAPLNGDMNQQARERTVDRLKSGMLNVVIATDVAARGLDVDRLSLVINYDIPQDSEAYVHRIGRTGRAGRTGKAILFVKHNERYLLKNIIRHTKSEIAQVELPTAKVVEEKRINALQEKLTLALENKDITFFNEVAANMAQKLELAPEDLAGALLCLAQQQSPIKVEEVKIQPRERNERNPRNDRNDRGDRGRRNERGGERAERKPRERNSRDAGPMDTYRIEVGREHGVQVKNIVGAIANEADISSKFIGDIRLHDSHSTVQLPQNMPKDVLDHFQKVFICKRPMGMTLTQDQGPSEPRGERSERPAGDKKRSFNKDGQRPDKRSGPRKERRPVSFTAK from the coding sequence ATGTCAGAACCAGTCACGTTTGAATCTCTAAATCTTTCTCCTGCAATTTTAAAGGCAGTTGAAGAGTTGGGTTACAAGACACCATCTGAAATCCAAGCTCAATGTATACCGTTATTGCTAGAAAGAAAGGACGTACTGGGACTAGCACAAACGGGTACAGGTAAAACAGCAGCATTTGCACTGCCATTACTAAATAATATTGACCCGTCTGTGAAACAGCCACAGATCCTTGTACTCACACCAACCCGTGAGCTTGCGATCCAAGTAGCTGAGGCATTTGAACAATATGCAAAACACACTCGTGGTGTTGAAGTACTGGCACTATATGGTGGCCAGAGCTACAGCATCCAGTTGAGCGCACTTCGTCGTGGCGCACAGATTATTGTTGCTACACCGGGTCGTTTAATCGATCACATAAACCGTGGCACTATCAAGTTTGATGCTTTACAAGCACTTGTACTTGATGAAGCCGATGAAATGCTACGTATGGGCTTTATCGATGATGTTGAAAACATCATGGAAAAAACGCCGCGTGAAAAGCAAACATGTCTTTTCTCTGCGACTATGCCTAAGCAAATTCAAAACATCAGCAGCAAATATATGAACAATCCTGAACAGGTTCATATTTCTGCACGCAACTCAACTGTATCGTCAGTAGAGCAAGTGTTTTGGAATGCACACGTACATAAAAACAAAGCCATTGTCCGTTTCTTAGAAGCAGAACAATATGAAGGTGCTATTGTTTTCGTACGTACACGTAACGATACAGTACAACTAGCTGAGTTATTAGAGCGCGAAGGTTTTTCTGCTGCGCCGCTTAACGGTGACATGAACCAGCAAGCGCGTGAGCGCACAGTTGATCGTTTAAAAAGCGGCATGCTAAACGTTGTTATTGCAACAGACGTAGCGGCACGTGGTCTTGATGTAGACCGTTTAAGCTTAGTTATCAACTACGACATTCCACAAGATTCTGAAGCCTACGTTCACCGTATCGGCCGTACAGGTCGTGCTGGTCGTACTGGTAAAGCGATTCTTTTCGTTAAGCATAACGAGCGTTATTTACTTAAAAATATCATTCGTCATACTAAATCTGAAATCGCACAAGTTGAATTACCAACAGCTAAAGTTGTTGAAGAGAAACGTATTAATGCGCTTCAAGAAAAGCTTACGCTTGCACTTGAAAACAAAGATATTACTTTCTTTAACGAAGTGGCTGCCAACATGGCACAAAAACTTGAGCTTGCTCCTGAAGACTTAGCGGGTGCATTACTGTGTTTAGCACAGCAACAATCGCCAATTAAAGTTGAAGAAGTTAAGATTCAACCGCGTGAGCGTAACGAACGCAACCCTCGCAACGACCGTAATGATCGTGGTGACCGTGGCCGTCGTAACGAACGTGGCGGTGAGCGCGCTGAGCGTAAACCTCGCGAGCGTAATAGCCGTGATGCAGGCCCTATGGATACGTACCGTATCGAAGTAGGTCGTGAGCATGGTGTTCAGGTTAAGAACATTGTTGGTGCAATTGCTAACGAAGCAGACATTTCAAGCAAGTTTATTGGTGACATTCGTCTTCACGACAGTCACAGTACGGTACAATTACCGCAAAACATGCCTAAAGATGTACTTGATCACTTCCAAAAAGTGTTTATCTGTAAACGCCCAATGGGTATGACATTAACACAAGATCAAGGCCCTTCTGAGCCACGCGGCGAGCGTTCTGAACGCCCTGCTGGTGACAAGAAGCGTAGCTTTAATAAAGATGGCCAACGCCCTGATAAGCGTAGCGGCCCTCGTAAAGAACGTCGCCCAGTTAGCTTCACCGCTAAGTAA
- a CDS encoding GrxA family glutaredoxin yields MLTVIFGREGCPFCVRAKDVAEQLANDRDDFKYRYIDIIKEGISKEDLEKSAGKPCPTVPQIFVDQTHIGGFTEFEAYAKENLGLYQ; encoded by the coding sequence ATGTTAACAGTAATTTTTGGCCGTGAAGGCTGCCCTTTTTGTGTTCGCGCTAAAGATGTTGCAGAGCAACTTGCTAATGACCGCGATGATTTTAAATACCGCTACATCGACATCATCAAAGAAGGCATCAGTAAAGAAGATTTAGAAAAGTCTGCAGGCAAGCCATGCCCGACTGTGCCACAAATTTTTGTAGACCAAACACACATTGGTGGTTTTACAGAATTTGAAGCCTACGCCAAAGAAAACCTAGGCCTTTACCAGTAA